The genomic region TAAGAGAAAAGGAATTGAAGAAAGAATTTATGATATACGCAAATACTTCTGAGGTAAAAGCCCAGATTGTATCATTAATTCACAATTTTTACATATTTCTCTTCCATAACTTGTAGGTTCTCCGCAAATCTTACAAGTAGGTAATTCTTCTTTAGGAGAATGTTGTCTTACTAGTTCTGATATTTTATCGAACTCTTCAACAATCCTAAGTAGACTACCAGGTTTTTGCTGTTCTATTAAATAAAGTAGCTCTCTAACCTTAGCTCTCAATGTAGGTCTAGCTGAAATGTAAGGACATTCAACTTCTTGAAATTCAAATCCTTTTAGAAAAGCATACATTGTGGTTTCCCACTCATAAATCTTCCTTAGAGGTTTGACTCTCAAAACAAACTTGTCACTTAACTTTAGAGGTACATCCCCTAATCTTACTAATCTCTTAACGTCACCTCTAAGTATATTTACTATAACAGTTTGTGCCTCGTCATCTAAATTATGTCCAGTTGCTACTAAATCTGCCTTAACTTGTCTTCCCGCATCGTTAATTAATTTTCTTCTAAATCCTCCACAAAAAGTGCAAGCTGATATATTTAGCCCTTTAGCTCTAGCCGAGGACACCATCTCGTCTAATGTGTAACCTACAGAATCCTTAAATGAGGTTGATATTAATTCTATACCAAGATCGTCAAGGTATTTTCTTAATTTCTCTGCCTGTTCCTTCCTATTATATCCAGAAATCCCTTCCACGATGTTAAAGGCAACCAATTTCTTAGGATCAATGAAACTAGCTAATGTGTCTGCTAAAGTTAAACTATCTTTCCCTCCAG from Acidianus ambivalens harbors:
- a CDS encoding TIGR00269 family protein; the encoded protein is MICDVCKSREAVVYQPHTGRRLCKECFIDDIRQRVKKEAEKQGLLKANKILLAVSGGKDSLTLADTLASFIDPKKLVAFNIVEGISGYNRKEQAEKLRKYLDDLGIELISTSFKDSVGYTLDEMVSSARAKGLNISACTFCGGFRRKLINDAGRQVKADLVATGHNLDDEAQTVIVNILRGDVKRLVRLGDVPLKLSDKFVLRVKPLRKIYEWETTMYAFLKGFEFQEVECPYISARPTLRAKVRELLYLIEQQKPGSLLRIVEEFDKISELVRQHSPKEELPTCKICGEPTSYGREICKNCELMIQSGLLPQKYLRIS